The Gopherus flavomarginatus isolate rGopFla2 chromosome 25, rGopFla2.mat.asm, whole genome shotgun sequence genome has a segment encoding these proteins:
- the LOC127040776 gene encoding alpha-2-macroglobulin-like protein 1 — translation MLELRALTADLPYMVFHKDKDAALKILTNTNTKEPCEHGHFLTRCAVLHSAVWQGPTLSSPASVDSAAGTPVSNTHPMPEPSTQEEAAPRVYFPETWLWDLVPVGRRGSKDVPVSVPDTITEWKAGMFCTVEVGFGLSPTATFTAFKPFFVELALLYSVIRGEAFALKATVFNYLRQCIKVRMTLAESAQFQVQAGEDDAYTSCLCADEGKTFQWEVTASNLGEVNFTISTEALHTEELCGSELAMVPAQGQVDTMIKPLLVQPGGILEEKAYSSLLCQEASEEISLQLPGNVLAGSEQAHVTVLGDIMRMTLQNTDRLLATPKGDGETNMVQFAHNTYIQQYLEKSGQLSLEIRDKAKGFLQSGYQDELLYKNNDGSYRASEESDARGNTWLTAFVLTSFGQARPYISIDEKHLEDALRWLPSRQLESGCFCSVANLQGGMVDELSLSAYITAALLELGQPLTDRMVTRALQCLWESSTSDLYTQALLAYAFGLAGSTELRDALLQRLAQHSVSAGRQLYWQGKPSPYRNKAPSAEAMTAYVLLAYLSLPNVSAADMVTATQIVRWLSKQQNLYVGFDSTQDTVVALQALAKYAALTYSASRAVSVTVSSQARAQQQFHVENANRLVLQHAALQEIPGQYTVRASGKGCVFVQLTLRYNVPPPKSAVTFDLRVETEPKECTESARSRFSLVLHAQYGGERAATNMAIIEAKLLSGYTPVQSSLQQLEKQPLVKRLEVQNDQVMLYLDQLTKEAASFTFSLEQDFPVKNLRAAPVRLYDYYETGEHPEAEYSAPCGSAPDVDTMENSH, via the exons ATGttggaactccgggccctcacagCAGACCTACCATAtatggtgttccataaggacaag GATGCGGCTTTGAAAATTCTCACCAACACCAACACCAAGGAGCCCTGTGAACATGGACACTTCTTAACACGTTGTGCTGTCCTACACTCGGCTGTCTGGCAGGGCCCCACATTGTCCTCACCAG caagtgtggatagtgCAGCAGGGACCCCGGTGAGCAATACCCATCCCATGCCAGAACCTAGCACCCAGGAGGAGGCAGCGCCACGTGTGTACTTCCCAGAGACATGGCTGTGGGACCTGGTGCCTGTGGGGAGA AGGGGCTCCAAGGACGTCCCAGTGTCAGTGCCCGACACCATCACGGAGTGGAAAGCTGGGATGTTCTGCACGGTGGAGGTGGGCTTTGGGCTCTCGCCCACAGCCACCTTCACGGCCTTCAAACCCTTCTTTGTGGAGCTGGCCTTGCTGTACTCCGTGATCCGGGGAGAGGCCTTCGCCCTAAAGGCCACCGTCTTCAACTACCTGCGGCAGTGCATCAAG GTGCGGATGACGCTGGCAGAGTCTGCGCAGTTCCAGGTGCAGGCGGGCGAGGACGATGCCTATACCAGCTGCCTCTGTGCAGATGAAGGGAAAACCTTCCAGTGGGAGGTGACGGCGAGCAACCTGG GGGAGGTGAACTTCACCATCAGCACCGAGGCTCTGCACACCGAGGAGCTGTGCGGCAGTGAGCTGGCCATGGTGCCAGCCCAGGGGCAAGTGGACACCATGATAAAGCCCCTGCTGGTCCAG CCGGGGGGGATCCTGGAGGAGAAGGCGtacagctccctgctctgccaggaaG CCTCCGAAGAAATCTCCTTGCAGCTGCCTGGGAACGTCCTGGCGGGGTCCGAGCAGGCCCACGTGACTGTCCTGG GAGACATAATGAGGATGACTCTGCAGAACACAGACCGCCTGCTGGCCACGCCCAAAGGCGATGGAGAGACGAACATGGTCCAGTTCGCTCACAACACCTACATCCAGCAGTACCTGGAGAAGAGCGGGCAGCTGAGCCTGGAAATCAGAGACAAGGCCAAGGGATTCCTCCAGAGCG GCTACCAGGACGAGCTGCTCTATAAAAACAATGACGGCTCTTACAGAGCCTCTGAGGAGAGTGATGCCAGGGGCAACACCTG GCTGACGGCCTTCGTTCTCACGTCCTTTGGCCAGGCCAGGCCCTACATCTCCATCGACGAGAAGCACCTAGAGGACGCCCTAAGGTGGCTGCCGAGCCGCCAGCTGGAGAGCGGCTGCTTCTGCAGTGTGGCGAACCTGCAG GGCGGCATGGTGGACGAGCTCTCTCTCTCGGCTTACATCACAGCGGCACTGCTGGAACTGGGGCAGCCGCTCACG GACCGCATGGTGACCAGAGCCCTCCAGTGCCTCTGGGAGTCGAGCACCAGCGACCTCTACACACAGGCGCTGCTGGCCTACGCCTTCGGGCTGGCGGGGAGCACTGAGCTGCGGGACGCTCTCCTGCAGCGCCTAGCCCAGCACAGCGTCAGTGCCG GTCGACAGCTGTACTGGCAGGGGAAGCCCAGCCCCTACAGGAACAAGGCCCCATCGGCGGAGGCAATGACAGCTTATGTGCTCCTGGCCTATCTCTCCCTGCCCAACGTGTCTGCTGCCGACATGGTGACCGCCACCCAGATCGTCCGCTGGCTCAGCAAGCAGCAGAACCTCTACGTGGGCTTCGACTCCACGCAG GACACGGTGGTGGCCCTGCAGGCCCTGGCCAAATACGCAGCCCTGACGTACAGCGCGAGCAGGGCTGTGTCGGTGACGGTGAGCTCCCAGGCCAGGGCCCAGCAGCAATTCCATGTGGAAAACGCTAACCGGCTTGTGCTGCAGCACGCAGCCCTGCAGGAGATCCCCGGGCAGTACACGGTGCGGGCCAGCGGCAAGGGCTGTGTCTttgtgcag CTGACTCTGCGCTACAACGTGCCGCCCCCAAAGAGCGCTGTGACCTTTGACCTGCGGGTGGAGACAGAGCCGAAGGAGTGCACCGAGAGCGCCAGATCCCGCTTCAGCCTCGTGCTGCACGCCCA GTACGGCGGGGAGCGCGCAGCCACCAACATGGCCATCATCGAGGCCAAGCTGCTGTCCGGCTACACCCCCGTccagagctccctgcagc AGCTGGAGAAGCAGCCTTTGGTGAAGAGGCTGGAGGTGCAGAATGACCAGGTGATGCTCTATCTGGACCAG CTGACGAAGGAGGCGGCGAGTTTCACCTTCTCCCTGGAGCAGGATTTCCCTGTGAAGAATCTCAGAGCAGCCCCAGTGAGACTGTACGATTACTACGAGACAG GTGAACACCCAGAGGCTGAGTACAGCGCCCCATGCGGTTCAG CCCCTGATGTCGATACGAtggaaaattcccactga